The following proteins are encoded in a genomic region of Oncorhynchus kisutch isolate 150728-3 linkage group LG18, Okis_V2, whole genome shotgun sequence:
- the LOC109908954 gene encoding phosphatidylinositol transfer protein alpha isoform isoform X2 yields the protein MLIKEFRVILPISVEEYQVGQLYSVAETSKNETGGGEGVEVLKNEPYEKDGEKGQYTHKIYHLHSKVPNYVRILAPSTALNIHEKAWNAYPYCRTVITNEYMKDNFLIKIETWHKPDMGVQDNVHGLDPDQWKKTEVVYIDIADKSQVDVKDYKPEEDPAIFKSEKTGRGPLGPNWKKELPSNTNSPHMCAYKLVTVNFKWWGVQNKIENFIQKQEKRLFTKFHRQLFCLIDKWIGLTMEDIRRIEEETQKELDEMREKDPVKGSSASED from the exons ATGCTCATTAAAGAATT tcgAGTCATCCTCCCCATATCTGTGGAAGAG TACCAAGTGGGGCAGCTGTACTCTGTGGCTGAGACCAGTAAGAATGAGACGGGTGGAGGAGAAGGGGTGGAGGTGCTGAAGAATGAACCCTATGAGAAGGACGGAGAGAAGGGCCAGTACACCCACAAGATATATCACCTGCACAG TAAAGTGCCAAACTATGTGCGCATTCTGGCACCATCAACTGCTCTTAACATCCACGAGAAGGCCTGGAATGCTTACCCCTACTGTCGGACTG TTATTACA AATGAATACATGAAGGACAATTTTCTGATTAAAATTGAGACGTGGCACAAGCCCGACATGGGGGTTCAGGACAAT GTACACGGACTAGACCCAGATCAGTGGAAGAAGACTGAAGTAGTCTACATTGACATCGCTGACAAAAGCCAAGTGGATGTGAAG GACTATAAGCCAGAAGAAGATCCTGCCATATTCAAGTCAGAGAAGACAGGCAGGGGCCCCCTGGGGCCTAACTGGAAG AAAGAGCTTCCCAGCAACACAAACTCTCCTCACATGTGTGCCTATAAGTTAGTCACAGTCAACTTCAAATGGTGGGGAGTCCAGAACAAAATTGAGAACTTCATTCAGAAG CAAGAGAAGCGATTGTTTACAAAGTTCCACAGACAGCTGTTCTGTTTGATTGACAAATGGATCGGACTGACAATGGAGGACATTCGCCGTATTGAAGAGGAGACCCAAAAAGAGCTGGATGAG atgaGGGAGAAGGATCCAGTCAAAGGGAGTTCTGCTTCAGAGGACTGA
- the LOC109908954 gene encoding phosphatidylinositol transfer protein alpha isoform isoform X1: protein MLIKEFRVILPISVEEYQVGQLYSVAETSKNETGGGEGVEVLKNEPYEKDGEKGQYTHKIYHLHSDEDTDLSCKVPNYVRILAPSTALNIHEKAWNAYPYCRTVITNEYMKDNFLIKIETWHKPDMGVQDNVHGLDPDQWKKTEVVYIDIADKSQVDVKDYKPEEDPAIFKSEKTGRGPLGPNWKKELPSNTNSPHMCAYKLVTVNFKWWGVQNKIENFIQKQEKRLFTKFHRQLFCLIDKWIGLTMEDIRRIEEETQKELDEMREKDPVKGSSASED, encoded by the exons ATGCTCATTAAAGAATT tcgAGTCATCCTCCCCATATCTGTGGAAGAG TACCAAGTGGGGCAGCTGTACTCTGTGGCTGAGACCAGTAAGAATGAGACGGGTGGAGGAGAAGGGGTGGAGGTGCTGAAGAATGAACCCTATGAGAAGGACGGAGAGAAGGGCCAGTACACCCACAAGATATATCACCTGCACAG TGATGAAGATACGGATCTCTCATG TAAAGTGCCAAACTATGTGCGCATTCTGGCACCATCAACTGCTCTTAACATCCACGAGAAGGCCTGGAATGCTTACCCCTACTGTCGGACTG TTATTACA AATGAATACATGAAGGACAATTTTCTGATTAAAATTGAGACGTGGCACAAGCCCGACATGGGGGTTCAGGACAAT GTACACGGACTAGACCCAGATCAGTGGAAGAAGACTGAAGTAGTCTACATTGACATCGCTGACAAAAGCCAAGTGGATGTGAAG GACTATAAGCCAGAAGAAGATCCTGCCATATTCAAGTCAGAGAAGACAGGCAGGGGCCCCCTGGGGCCTAACTGGAAG AAAGAGCTTCCCAGCAACACAAACTCTCCTCACATGTGTGCCTATAAGTTAGTCACAGTCAACTTCAAATGGTGGGGAGTCCAGAACAAAATTGAGAACTTCATTCAGAAG CAAGAGAAGCGATTGTTTACAAAGTTCCACAGACAGCTGTTCTGTTTGATTGACAAATGGATCGGACTGACAATGGAGGACATTCGCCGTATTGAAGAGGAGACCCAAAAAGAGCTGGATGAG atgaGGGAGAAGGATCCAGTCAAAGGGAGTTCTGCTTCAGAGGACTGA